One region of Culex pipiens pallens isolate TS chromosome 2, TS_CPP_V2, whole genome shotgun sequence genomic DNA includes:
- the LOC120429787 gene encoding protamine → MAPASQEPKSTGTSRNNPRSTEERPTRNPYFNFLKDFRRENRGLNPNEVIRQGAEEWNQLSEAQRRPFVLEAMNQPPMERVRRAAPRSRSPRRRRSQARVGRSRSRSGSRSGSRSRRGGRRH, encoded by the coding sequence ATGGCCCCCGCAAGTCAGGAACCCAAGTCCACCGGCACCTCCCGAAACAACCCTCGCTCCACGGAAGAACGCCCAACCCGGAATCCGTACTTCAACTTTCTGAAGGACTTTCGGCGTGAAAACCGTGGCCTCAACCCGAACGAAGTGATCCGGCAAGGTGCCGAGGAGTGGAACCAGCTGTCCGAAGCCCAACGCCGGCCTTTCGTCCTGGAAGCCATGAACCAACCGCCGATGGAGCGAGTCCGCCGGGCGGCCCCACGATCGCGGTCTCCTAGGCGCAGACGGTCCCAGGCCCGGGTGGGACGATCCCGTAGCCGATCCGGGAGCCGGTCGGGAAGCCGTTCCCGTCGGGGAGGACGCAGACATTGA